A window from Leptospira meyeri encodes these proteins:
- a CDS encoding N-acetylneuraminate synthase family protein encodes MDFHIGTKTLTRKSAPYLVAEIGLNHNADLEIGKRTIAKAKESGAHAVKFQTYRTEEFIDSSNPEVKFLFDIFKQYELNESQHKEFQKTALDLGLDFFSTPLCESAVDLLCELDVPVLKIASGDIVNLPLLNRSLQSGKPLIVSTGAALLEEVTRAISLFQKHQAEVCLLHCVSMYPTPLNKVNLQSIPFYLDTTDYVVGFSDHSDGTLASSVACGLGAVVFEKHFTLDRNLDGPDHGISMDPMTFSKLANDLKQSFEMGGVYGKNTHPEETGGWFYGRRSLYKKGNSILSLRPALHTNESNVLNSWELNRIGDPSLLPEGPVRMTPKST; translated from the coding sequence TTGGATTTTCATATAGGAACAAAAACTCTTACCAGAAAATCTGCACCGTATTTGGTTGCAGAAATTGGACTCAATCATAACGCAGACCTTGAAATTGGCAAACGAACCATTGCGAAAGCGAAGGAGTCAGGTGCGCATGCGGTCAAATTCCAAACCTATCGAACAGAAGAGTTTATAGACAGTTCCAATCCCGAAGTTAAATTTCTATTCGATATCTTTAAACAATACGAATTAAACGAGTCACAACATAAAGAATTCCAAAAAACAGCTTTAGACCTAGGACTTGATTTTTTTTCCACACCACTTTGCGAGTCCGCTGTTGACTTGTTATGTGAGCTCGATGTCCCCGTATTAAAAATTGCTTCGGGTGATATTGTTAATTTACCTTTACTGAATCGATCCCTACAATCGGGGAAACCTTTGATTGTGTCCACTGGTGCTGCTTTACTTGAAGAAGTTACAAGGGCTATTTCTCTTTTTCAGAAACACCAAGCGGAGGTTTGTTTACTTCATTGTGTTTCGATGTATCCCACTCCGCTCAATAAAGTAAATCTTCAGTCAATTCCATTTTATTTGGATACAACAGACTATGTTGTTGGCTTTAGCGATCATTCGGACGGAACCTTGGCTTCTTCAGTGGCCTGTGGTTTGGGCGCCGTGGTTTTTGAAAAACACTTTACCTTGGATCGAAATTTAGATGGTCCAGACCACGGAATTTCAATGGACCCAATGACGTTTTCGAAATTGGCAAATGATCTGAAACAAAGTTTTGAAATGGGTGGGGTCTATGGTAAAAACACACATCCTGAAGAAACCGGTGGTTGGTTCTATGGCAGAAGATCCCTATATAAAAAAGGAAATTCTATTCTTAGTTTAAGACCTGCTCTGCACACTAATGAAAGTAATGTTTTGAATTCTTGGGAGTTAAATCGAATAGGTGATCCTTCTCTTTTACCAGAAGGACCAGTTCGCATGACACCTAAGTCTACTTAG
- a CDS encoding thioredoxin domain-containing protein: MNRKNLALAGVVGGVIGLIVSFLLAIEYFGIGTENIANTACSALGGGDSCLKVAESSYSAIPGVPFLGNVPIALLGFGFYGLLTYSFFLVTKAKSNEEVSKFISLLFPVLVLGLLFDLILFGISVGIIGTICQLCFVTYIVTIALLGILYLLWKTEGKPKLEVPVALKEGITTLGLVYFFSFSLGFATSKMWVSKASSNTLATSRGMDSAEIQTKIAAYFQEPTLGINVTGSPFIGKKDAPITIVKYADYNCGHCLHTSHILHTVLSEYDGMVRVVYKNFPLDGTCNRLMQQPRPDASSCVAAIAAICADKQGKFEPMYRGLYDNLEKGVAHSGSSVVNLANSIGLNVNSLKACMGSKEAQNQLNAEIDEAEKLNIQSTPSLYINDRRIESGTPNPIFLKTLLEQIIQKM; encoded by the coding sequence ATGAATCGTAAGAATTTAGCATTAGCAGGAGTAGTCGGTGGAGTTATAGGACTCATTGTCTCTTTCCTATTGGCAATCGAATACTTTGGCATTGGAACCGAAAATATTGCCAATACCGCATGTTCCGCGCTAGGTGGAGGTGACTCTTGTTTAAAAGTAGCAGAGAGTTCTTATTCTGCAATCCCCGGAGTTCCCTTTTTGGGGAATGTTCCCATTGCCTTACTCGGTTTTGGATTTTACGGGTTACTAACGTATTCTTTCTTTTTGGTTACAAAAGCAAAATCGAATGAAGAAGTTTCTAAGTTCATTTCTCTTTTATTCCCTGTCCTGGTTTTAGGACTGTTATTTGATTTGATCCTTTTTGGGATTTCAGTGGGAATTATCGGAACTATTTGCCAACTTTGTTTCGTGACTTACATTGTCACGATAGCTCTCCTCGGTATTTTGTATTTACTTTGGAAAACAGAAGGAAAACCAAAACTTGAGGTTCCAGTGGCCTTAAAAGAAGGAATCACCACCCTTGGGCTCGTTTATTTTTTTAGTTTTTCTTTAGGTTTTGCAACGAGCAAAATGTGGGTAAGTAAAGCAAGTTCCAATACACTTGCGACTTCAAGAGGGATGGATTCAGCTGAAATCCAAACTAAAATTGCCGCTTATTTTCAAGAACCCACTCTTGGAATCAATGTTACCGGTTCTCCTTTCATCGGTAAAAAAGATGCTCCCATCACAATTGTTAAATATGCAGATTACAACTGCGGCCATTGTCTTCATACAAGTCATATCTTACATACGGTCCTTTCTGAATATGATGGAATGGTTCGTGTTGTGTATAAAAACTTTCCATTGGATGGAACTTGTAACCGTTTGATGCAGCAACCAAGACCTGATGCATCCTCTTGCGTCGCTGCAATTGCTGCCATTTGTGCGGATAAACAAGGTAAGTTTGAGCCTATGTATCGAGGGCTTTATGATAACTTAGAAAAGGGTGTAGCTCATTCTGGATCCAGTGTAGTAAATTTAGCAAATTCTATTGGGCTCAATGTCAATTCTTTGAAAGCATGTATGGGTTCTAAAGAAGCGCAAAACCAATTGAATGCTGAGATTGATGAAGCTGAGAAGTTAAACATCCAATCCACTCCGTCTCTTTATATCAATGATAGAAGGATAGAAAGCGGAACTCCTAATCCTATTTTTCTAAAAACACTCCTCGAACAAATCATCCAAAAGATGTAA
- the hisA gene encoding 1-(5-phosphoribosyl)-5-[(5-phosphoribosylamino)methylideneamino]imidazole-4-carboxamide isomerase, protein MLVLPAIDLLDNEAVRLLQGDYSKKTVYSSEPEKMIKVFEEQGATLIHIVDLNAAKTGKSENGKAIRKIKDNCSVELELGGGIRSLENMKFYDGLGVSRFILGTVAVEDPSVVEQGLNTYGPNRIVIGVDAKDGYVRTKGWETNSGIKYTDFLKTMFGMGIRHVIFTDISKDGMMAGPNTTVYLELLAEFPGLQLVASGGVSSIEDLVNLYDASKGKLFGAITGKAIYEGKLDLKESIRILSKKRNEN, encoded by the coding sequence ATGTTAGTATTACCTGCGATTGATCTTTTAGATAACGAAGCTGTTCGACTACTCCAAGGAGATTACTCTAAAAAGACTGTGTATTCTTCCGAACCGGAAAAAATGATCAAAGTCTTTGAAGAACAAGGTGCCACTCTCATTCACATTGTTGATTTAAATGCAGCAAAAACAGGTAAGTCAGAAAACGGGAAAGCCATCCGTAAAATCAAAGACAACTGTTCCGTAGAACTCGAGCTTGGTGGTGGGATTCGTTCTTTAGAAAACATGAAGTTTTATGATGGGCTCGGAGTTTCCCGGTTCATTTTAGGAACTGTGGCTGTAGAAGATCCATCTGTGGTAGAACAGGGATTGAACACCTACGGCCCCAATCGGATCGTGATCGGCGTGGATGCCAAAGACGGATATGTACGCACCAAAGGTTGGGAAACCAACTCCGGTATCAAATATACAGATTTTTTAAAAACAATGTTTGGTATGGGCATTAGACATGTAATTTTTACAGATATATCCAAAGATGGGATGATGGCTGGACCAAACACGACCGTTTATTTGGAGTTGTTGGCAGAGTTCCCTGGTTTACAATTGGTGGCATCCGGTGGAGTTTCTTCCATCGAAGACTTGGTAAATTTGTATGATGCTTCGAAAGGAAAACTTTTTGGGGCCATTACGGGAAAAGCAATTTATGAAGGAAAATTAGACCTAAAAGAAAGTATCAGGATTCTAAGTAAGAAGAGGAATGAAAATTGA
- the hisH gene encoding imidazole glycerol phosphate synthase subunit HisH, translating to MIAVLDFGMGNIHSLLKAVSLYTSDFQFTSDLETVKKADKIILPGDGHFDKAMQNLNEAGFSSVLKDHVTAKKPLFGICIGYQVLFEDSDETSKPGATIPGLGFIRGKIRKFEGKPNLKVPHMGWNKLFDIKAKNTKLLKGIPNQSFMYFIHSYRPVGVDRLDITANCHYYGESFPAVVEKETIFGTQFHPEKSDTTGLGILKNFIEL from the coding sequence GTGATTGCAGTTTTAGATTTTGGAATGGGGAATATCCATTCCTTATTGAAAGCCGTTTCCTTATACACAAGTGATTTTCAATTTACCAGTGATCTCGAGACAGTGAAGAAGGCGGATAAAATCATTTTGCCTGGCGATGGTCATTTTGATAAAGCCATGCAGAATTTAAATGAAGCTGGATTTTCTTCTGTTTTAAAAGACCATGTTACTGCCAAAAAACCACTGTTTGGAATTTGTATCGGCTATCAAGTGTTATTTGAAGATTCGGATGAAACTTCAAAACCAGGGGCAACCATTCCTGGTCTTGGATTCATTCGAGGAAAAATTAGGAAGTTCGAAGGCAAACCAAACTTAAAAGTCCCTCACATGGGATGGAACAAACTATTTGATATAAAAGCAAAAAATACAAAACTTCTGAAAGGAATTCCGAATCAATCATTTATGTATTTTATTCATTCCTACAGACCAGTTGGTGTGGACAGATTAGATATTACGGCTAACTGTCATTACTATGGAGAATCATTCCCAGCAGTCGTAGAAAAAGAAACTATTTTTGGTACACAATTTCACCCCGAAAAGTCAGATACAACAGGACTAGGAATCCTAAAAAACTTTATAGAACTTTAA
- the hisB gene encoding imidazoleglycerol-phosphate dehydratase HisB yields the protein MVESRKTSETDIRLDLNVRGTGVYKFDTEIPFFEHMLSHISKHGLIDMDLKLRGDIGIDCHHSVEDTAILMGQMIHTQLGDKKGIFRYGHFTLPMDEVLTTVAVDLGGRFYFKYTGPPMDGKFGIYDAELSLEFLQKFALNAKMNLHVVVHYGENRHHIHESIFKGLGKALRQAITIDSLAKDQIPSTKGMLE from the coding sequence ATGGTGGAATCAAGAAAGACATCCGAGACAGACATTCGACTGGACCTAAACGTCCGAGGTACGGGTGTTTACAAGTTTGATACAGAAATCCCGTTTTTTGAGCATATGCTCTCCCATATCTCCAAACATGGCCTTATTGATATGGATCTAAAGCTCAGAGGAGACATCGGGATTGATTGTCACCATTCTGTGGAAGACACCGCCATTCTCATGGGTCAAATGATCCATACCCAGTTAGGTGATAAAAAAGGAATCTTTCGATACGGACATTTTACCCTACCCATGGATGAAGTATTAACGACTGTCGCTGTCGATTTGGGTGGACGTTTTTATTTCAAATACACTGGTCCTCCTATGGATGGGAAATTTGGGATTTATGATGCCGAACTATCTCTCGAGTTCCTTCAGAAATTTGCCCTCAATGCTAAGATGAATTTACACGTAGTGGTTCACTATGGTGAAAACCGCCACCACATCCACGAGTCTATCTTTAAAGGACTTGGTAAGGCGTTACGGCAGGCTATAACGATCGATTCACTGGCAAAGGATCAAATTCCTTCTACAAAAGGAATGTTAGAGTGA
- a CDS encoding LIC11177 family protein: protein MPVEKKSSVEEVLKREKLAKEFEKEKRVSEQKAIEQAAAKLSAQSPETTEPAKTSKFITNIDIVFSQAKTDLRFYFLNDGTYAEDFKRMFQENESLFKRYGITSQKYLEYIRESFDRYKKIHDMMPLDPMKPKHFKYVEDSISELVRMFNQRFGK from the coding sequence ATGCCTGTAGAAAAGAAATCCTCTGTGGAAGAGGTTCTCAAACGCGAAAAATTAGCCAAAGAATTTGAAAAAGAAAAACGTGTTTCCGAACAAAAAGCGATCGAACAAGCGGCCGCTAAGTTATCAGCACAAAGCCCGGAAACTACAGAACCAGCAAAAACATCCAAATTTATCACCAATATCGATATTGTTTTTTCTCAGGCAAAAACAGATTTGCGGTTTTATTTTTTAAATGATGGAACCTATGCGGAAGATTTTAAGCGGATGTTCCAAGAAAACGAATCTTTATTCAAACGTTATGGAATCACAAGCCAAAAGTATTTAGAATACATTCGCGAATCCTTTGATCGTTATAAAAAAATTCATGATATGATGCCTCTGGATCCAATGAAACCCAAACATTTTAAATATGTAGAAGATTCTATTTCGGAACTCGTACGAATGTTCAACCAACGTTTCGGAAAATAA
- a CDS encoding rhomboid family intramembrane serine protease produces the protein MSRNRGQSPSLFGNPILHPLNVILIINCLIFFLQYFANQQLIYRFGLTPDFVLGGAVWQVFTYGFLHAVDLIPFHLLVNMYGMYMLGSNIIPIIGKTKFTILYFASQIGAGIFVVLSAYLNELLGGNLPFLESMTTQTIGASGALFGLLALFGIFYPNAELLLFIFPVKAKNAVWVSLVIGYVISQLGNGAISNTCHLGGALTALLLYKIFQKQIKPGSLPYIPGLEWEAPRESKIKEKAKPAVVEDLFLDQKKINEGVLKQIDSKKDKESVINYLQGMQVTNANICPPSTYNTEDPICLRCEWLANCALRKAKE, from the coding sequence ATGTCTAGAAATCGAGGCCAGAGTCCTAGTTTATTTGGGAATCCCATCCTTCATCCCCTGAATGTAATTCTCATCATCAACTGTCTTATTTTTTTTCTCCAATACTTTGCAAACCAACAGTTAATTTATCGATTTGGTTTAACACCTGATTTTGTGTTAGGTGGTGCAGTTTGGCAAGTGTTTACATATGGTTTTTTACATGCTGTGGATCTTATCCCTTTCCACCTGCTAGTCAATATGTATGGTATGTATATGTTGGGATCCAACATCATCCCCATCATTGGCAAAACTAAATTTACCATTTTATACTTTGCCTCACAAATTGGAGCGGGAATTTTTGTTGTACTTTCTGCTTATTTAAATGAGTTGTTAGGTGGCAATCTTCCTTTTTTAGAATCAATGACCACTCAAACCATTGGTGCTTCCGGCGCTTTATTTGGGTTACTTGCACTTTTTGGAATTTTTTATCCTAACGCCGAACTCTTATTATTTATTTTTCCAGTAAAAGCAAAAAATGCCGTTTGGGTCTCCCTTGTCATTGGATATGTAATTTCACAACTGGGGAATGGTGCCATTTCTAATACTTGCCATTTGGGCGGGGCACTCACTGCTTTACTTCTCTATAAAATTTTCCAAAAACAAATCAAACCAGGGAGTTTGCCATACATCCCAGGACTGGAATGGGAAGCACCGAGAGAGTCCAAAATCAAAGAGAAAGCCAAACCGGCGGTAGTAGAGGATCTCTTTCTTGACCAAAAAAAGATCAATGAAGGTGTTTTGAAACAGATTGATTCTAAAAAAGATAAAGAATCGGTAATAAATTATTTACAAGGAATGCAAGTGACAAACGCCAATATTTGTCCTCCTTCTACGTATAACACCGAGGACCCGATCTGTTTGCGTTGTGAATGGCTGGCAAATTGTGCACTTCGTAAGGCAAAAGAATAA
- a CDS encoding Crp/Fnr family transcriptional regulator: MADLPLNPDCFACDYKNHNVLHCAAHETIERINAGKDFTVFPRGKHLVSAGEKAAGFFFIKSGLVRSYVQLASGKEQTLRLSGPGDWVGFRDCISDSVSHHNVVAVEDTHACYITGDLIDALVKDDTNFQKEVFKQMAKEWQEMEEHVVSLGTKQVHEKLAEILIVLDNAQGRKNQVELKVTRDVLATFIGTKTETLVRALSDLKAREFISVDKNRIDILNREALYSLSKIA; this comes from the coding sequence ATGGCGGATCTTCCACTCAATCCTGATTGTTTTGCTTGTGATTATAAAAATCACAATGTCTTGCACTGTGCTGCGCATGAGACCATTGAAAGGATCAACGCAGGCAAAGACTTCACTGTCTTCCCCAGAGGAAAACATCTTGTTTCAGCTGGTGAAAAAGCTGCGGGTTTTTTCTTCATCAAATCAGGTCTTGTCAGAAGTTATGTACAACTTGCAAGTGGTAAGGAACAAACCTTACGCCTCAGTGGCCCAGGGGATTGGGTTGGATTTCGAGATTGTATCTCTGATTCGGTTTCCCATCACAATGTCGTAGCAGTTGAAGACACCCATGCTTGTTATATCACTGGAGATCTGATCGATGCTCTCGTAAAGGATGATACCAACTTCCAGAAAGAAGTTTTCAAACAGATGGCGAAGGAATGGCAAGAGATGGAAGAACATGTGGTTTCTCTTGGAACCAAACAAGTCCATGAAAAACTAGCAGAAATCCTAATTGTTTTAGACAACGCCCAAGGTCGAAAAAATCAAGTGGAACTCAAAGTCACACGTGACGTCCTCGCCACATTCATCGGAACCAAAACGGAGACTTTGGTTCGGGCACTTTCTGACCTCAAAGCCAGAGAATTCATTTCTGTCGACAAAAACCGCATTGATATTCTGAACAGAGAAGCTTTGTATTCCCTTTCAAAAATCGCCTAA
- a CDS encoding enoyl-CoA hydratase/isomerase family protein has product MKSRFETKEYEFLEIESRDTEDGKIVSIFLNNPTSRNSMTWKMGEEFADLIHSIKKEKVLPRAVIISGRNDVFCAGGDLNLLRSFSEKSFSQNRRDMRKFYGFFLSVRKLPVPVIAAVNGHAIGAGLSLTFGCDLRIFADEGKYSFNFVRLGIHPGMGSSFLSPELLGKSLGGRLLLTGETFDGKFAKSCGLALDSVPKREVYDRAMDLALSLSKAAPLALQELKRNLYSWKQLDSALKKEAESQARNFISDDFKETIKSILEKREPKFTGK; this is encoded by the coding sequence ATGAAATCGCGATTTGAAACCAAAGAGTATGAATTCCTAGAAATTGAATCCCGTGATACTGAAGACGGAAAGATTGTTTCCATCTTCCTAAACAATCCTACTTCCCGCAATTCTATGACCTGGAAAATGGGGGAAGAGTTTGCTGACCTGATCCATTCCATTAAAAAAGAAAAAGTCCTTCCGCGAGCAGTCATCATTTCCGGTCGAAACGATGTGTTTTGTGCGGGAGGTGATTTAAATTTATTAAGATCTTTTTCTGAAAAGTCTTTCTCGCAAAACAGGCGTGATATGAGGAAATTCTATGGTTTCTTTTTATCTGTTCGTAAACTTCCGGTTCCAGTCATTGCGGCTGTGAATGGCCATGCGATCGGCGCTGGTCTTTCCTTAACCTTTGGGTGTGATTTACGAATTTTTGCAGACGAAGGGAAGTATTCTTTCAATTTTGTAAGACTCGGAATTCATCCAGGTATGGGATCTAGTTTTCTTTCCCCTGAACTCCTCGGAAAAAGTTTAGGAGGAAGGTTATTACTCACTGGTGAAACCTTTGATGGTAAGTTTGCCAAATCTTGTGGGCTTGCACTTGACAGTGTTCCCAAAAGAGAAGTGTATGATCGTGCGATGGACCTCGCATTGTCATTGTCAAAGGCTGCACCTCTCGCCTTACAGGAATTAAAGCGAAATTTATACTCCTGGAAACAGTTGGATTCAGCCTTAAAAAAAGAAGCAGAATCCCAGGCGCGGAACTTTATTTCGGACGACTTTAAAGAGACGATCAAAAGTATCTTAGAAAAGCGGGAACCAAAATTTACCGGCAAATGA
- a CDS encoding PilZ domain-containing protein, giving the protein MAIGRTDSMQELITILESLFEETIIGSDVNIVKHLFYYLKADNREFEFIYEEDTLVAAVEEIESHTVTLMIPDLVEQGSRRARVRFEVMNINYQFEVVILDIQKDKTVIKTPTELQSYQLRTNKRIPVDDLFMNFIILFRSLTGGSREVGKNLYAESRFPHLMKEVRKDRPDSKLINVMLTEAIERISKDYEIHFFQPDEKLNEYDDFVKKTILRTGKSIYIPDCNRITSYINDPGDDVLFNYFNEYKEMTKEFGDEFALEYFESMRKHESRNFYVSYVITPIRLYEDVVGFIKVYSTAMERFTISHNQAVYIFELAEIISYVFTKIAIQHGSYETMQSTTKVVDISLDGLLFEIYDKRLFQYLKRHNIIKMFIPLSKERTMIIRGEIIRFLDKGDHFHLGVNYFSSAPDDMLYLESYLFEKSMKILSE; this is encoded by the coding sequence ATGGCAATTGGAAGAACCGATTCGATGCAGGAACTCATAACGATCCTAGAATCGTTATTTGAAGAGACTATCATCGGTTCTGATGTCAATATCGTAAAACATCTCTTTTATTATCTCAAAGCCGATAACAGAGAATTCGAATTTATCTACGAAGAGGACACCCTTGTCGCCGCTGTAGAAGAAATTGAATCTCATACAGTCACGTTAATGATTCCGGATTTGGTGGAACAAGGTTCCCGGCGAGCCCGTGTCCGTTTCGAAGTAATGAACATTAACTACCAGTTTGAGGTAGTCATTCTAGATATCCAAAAAGATAAAACGGTAATCAAAACTCCCACTGAGTTACAATCTTACCAACTCAGAACCAACAAACGAATTCCAGTGGATGATTTGTTTATGAACTTTATCATTCTATTTAGAAGTTTAACTGGTGGTTCGAGAGAAGTGGGGAAAAACCTTTACGCTGAAAGTCGGTTCCCTCATCTAATGAAAGAAGTACGAAAAGACAGGCCGGATAGCAAACTCATCAACGTGATGTTAACCGAGGCTATCGAACGAATTTCCAAAGATTATGAAATTCATTTTTTTCAACCGGATGAAAAACTAAACGAATACGATGACTTTGTTAAAAAAACCATTTTAAGAACTGGGAAATCCATTTATATCCCCGACTGTAATCGAATCACTTCCTATATCAATGACCCTGGGGATGATGTCCTCTTTAATTATTTCAATGAATATAAAGAAATGACAAAGGAATTTGGAGATGAATTTGCTTTAGAATACTTTGAGTCCATGCGCAAACACGAATCGAGAAATTTTTATGTTTCTTATGTGATTACACCCATTCGTCTTTATGAGGATGTTGTTGGTTTTATTAAAGTTTATTCCACTGCGATGGAAAGATTCACAATTTCCCATAACCAAGCAGTATATATTTTTGAACTTGCAGAAATCATCAGTTATGTATTCACAAAAATCGCTATCCAACATGGAAGTTATGAAACCATGCAATCCACTACAAAGGTTGTGGATATTTCTCTTGATGGTCTCCTCTTCGAAATTTACGACAAACGATTGTTTCAATATTTAAAACGTCACAATATCATTAAAATGTTTATCCCTTTAAGTAAGGAACGTACAATGATCATCCGAGGTGAAATCATTCGGTTTTTAGATAAGGGAGATCATTTCCATCTCGGGGTAAACTATTTCAGCTCTGCCCCTGATGATATGTTGTATTTGGAATCCTATTTATTTGAAAAGAGTATGAAAATTTTATCAGAGTGA
- a CDS encoding tetratricopeptide repeat protein has product MFRSFLLCILFVTATFAQSSSDRLAFAFRSQASLDPLRMIVVGEVVGIEKASYYEVDTLSQELEVDTRPDTVTIKVGDPKGIRVGQTLYLLEKNQDHKTFRDGNIVGMITVKSVYQTTFFGWQVRGEGYLRLIEDRPVTAARLLDTTKYDEAFMAKKKGDHYFAKGQMEEALRMYKHSVSLDQGSPDSHYALGKAHWKDGEGYVSTAFEYSMAWKNRERFSNAQEKLLFLVDYLRFLTFYFKVEGKENKKQLDLMPQVAKEARTLYPKNYEVWLYSFETSFLNLLHSNMADTGVDGRKKREEWSERSEEYLQKAYALRKSDYYLHKLACEFYNLKWKETRGSVKETDYRNKLVEHGKLLRLYYTGETTLSEDLLNAIRLAEKQSGSL; this is encoded by the coding sequence ATGTTTCGCTCCTTCCTCCTTTGTATTTTGTTTGTTACGGCAACTTTTGCTCAATCGTCTTCCGATCGGTTGGCCTTTGCTTTCCGTAGCCAGGCATCGCTTGACCCTCTTCGGATGATTGTTGTGGGTGAGGTTGTTGGGATTGAAAAAGCCAGTTATTATGAAGTGGATACACTTTCACAGGAACTGGAAGTGGATACAAGACCCGATACTGTGACTATTAAAGTGGGTGACCCAAAAGGAATTCGAGTTGGCCAAACATTGTATTTATTAGAAAAGAACCAAGACCACAAAACATTTCGCGATGGAAACATCGTGGGAATGATCACAGTAAAATCCGTTTACCAAACTACTTTTTTTGGATGGCAGGTTCGAGGGGAAGGGTATTTGCGTCTCATTGAAGATCGCCCTGTAACAGCCGCAAGGTTACTAGATACCACAAAATACGATGAAGCCTTTATGGCTAAAAAGAAAGGAGACCATTATTTTGCCAAAGGGCAAATGGAAGAAGCCCTCAGAATGTACAAACATTCTGTTTCTCTTGACCAAGGTTCACCTGACTCTCATTATGCGCTAGGTAAAGCTCATTGGAAAGATGGGGAAGGTTATGTATCAACCGCATTTGAATATTCGATGGCTTGGAAAAACAGAGAAAGATTTTCTAATGCACAAGAAAAGTTGTTATTCCTGGTTGATTATTTGCGATTTTTAACTTTCTATTTTAAAGTAGAAGGGAAAGAAAACAAAAAACAATTGGATTTGATGCCACAAGTGGCAAAAGAAGCACGCACTCTCTACCCAAAAAATTATGAAGTTTGGCTTTATAGTTTTGAAACTTCCTTTCTAAATCTTTTGCATTCGAATATGGCCGATACTGGGGTGGACGGTCGTAAAAAAAGAGAAGAGTGGTCGGAACGTTCCGAAGAATATTTACAAAAGGCCTATGCCCTTAGAAAATCAGATTATTATCTCCATAAACTGGCTTGTGAATTCTATAATCTAAAATGGAAAGAAACACGGGGTTCTGTCAAGGAGACGGATTATCGAAATAAACTAGTTGAACACGGAAAGTTGTTACGCCTTTATTATACAGGAGAAACTACTTTGTCTGAAGATCTTTTGAATGCCATTCGACTAGCTGAAAAACAATCAGGATCACTCTGA